Proteins co-encoded in one Opitutus terrae PB90-1 genomic window:
- a CDS encoding DUF362 domain-containing protein: protein MNAPVTRREFLHQSTRLGALAFAATFPWSRLAGAAAANDPAIAAPADLGIIEGDDYYENTLRALALLGGMSRFVKPGHRVALLINAPRWWTKPGSFTSPEVSLAVVKACADAGAKEMVTIVDPPGGYWRRSRHAEQCAAALARVQSASGGRTTVNIPKGRALKQAEISRALLEADVVINVPIAKHHAGTGFTGCLKNMMGACSGSTNRFFHNGSGASSEYGDVVFLSQCIADVNLVRKPDLNVCDATEFLLTNGPAGPGELGHARAVVAGTDPVAVDAYCASTFLNLRPTRVDMIRQAFQHEIGEIDWTKLTVRKESV from the coding sequence ATGAACGCTCCGGTTACCCGTCGGGAGTTTCTCCATCAATCCACGCGGCTCGGCGCGCTGGCGTTTGCCGCCACCTTTCCGTGGTCGCGGTTGGCCGGGGCTGCCGCTGCGAACGACCCGGCCATCGCTGCGCCCGCCGATCTTGGGATCATCGAGGGCGACGATTATTACGAAAACACGCTCCGCGCGCTGGCGCTGCTCGGCGGGATGTCGCGTTTCGTGAAACCGGGCCACCGCGTGGCGCTGCTGATCAATGCGCCGCGCTGGTGGACCAAGCCGGGGTCGTTTACGTCACCTGAAGTTTCGCTCGCGGTGGTGAAGGCGTGCGCCGACGCCGGCGCGAAGGAGATGGTCACGATCGTGGATCCGCCGGGTGGTTACTGGCGACGGAGCCGGCACGCGGAGCAATGCGCGGCGGCGCTCGCCCGCGTGCAATCCGCGTCGGGCGGCCGGACCACGGTCAATATCCCGAAGGGGCGCGCGCTGAAGCAGGCGGAGATCAGTCGCGCGCTGCTCGAAGCGGACGTCGTGATCAACGTGCCGATCGCGAAGCACCACGCTGGCACCGGCTTCACCGGCTGCCTGAAAAACATGATGGGCGCCTGCAGCGGATCGACCAATCGGTTTTTTCACAACGGCTCCGGCGCTAGCAGCGAATATGGCGACGTCGTGTTCCTGTCGCAGTGCATCGCCGACGTGAATCTCGTGCGCAAGCCGGACCTGAACGTCTGCGATGCCACGGAATTTTTGCTCACGAACGGCCCGGCCGGCCCGGGCGAACTCGGTCACGCGCGGGCGGTCGTCGCCGGCACCGATCCGGTGGCCGTGGATGCGTATTGCGCGAGCACGTTCCTGAATTTGCGGCCCACGCGTGTGGACATGATCCGGCAGGCGTTCCAGCACGAGATCGGCGAGATCGACTGGACCAAACTGACTGTGCGCAAGGAGAGCGTGTGA
- a CDS encoding DUF6599 family protein: MLIAVATLSLADAPAAADAKLEPRAVAELMMSAIELPGWTLAEPPRVAAGQDLFELIDGGAEIYQEYGFKRVESRRYERGAASLQIELYQMADVSAAYGIYSMMQSPRGTPVDVGQEARLFRDYLMFWQGDFYASLTLTGEDANAAQALTEAARTIAARITTVGERPAIMRWLPEAGLQDGKYLRGPIALSNVYVFGAGDAFGAIEAACGVYADRREFIFSYPRDEAASARLAGVREAMMNDGAYRGFAQTPEGFECRDADGRRIVAGRDGSRLLVRVQETAIEAGR; this comes from the coding sequence GTGCTCATCGCGGTTGCCACGCTCTCGCTGGCCGACGCGCCGGCAGCAGCTGACGCGAAGCTCGAGCCACGCGCCGTGGCCGAACTGATGATGAGCGCGATCGAGCTGCCCGGCTGGACGCTGGCGGAGCCGCCGCGCGTCGCGGCCGGACAGGATCTCTTCGAGCTGATCGACGGTGGGGCCGAGATCTATCAGGAGTATGGATTCAAGCGGGTGGAGTCCCGCCGTTACGAACGCGGTGCGGCGTCGCTGCAGATCGAGCTCTACCAGATGGCTGACGTCTCGGCGGCGTATGGCATTTACTCGATGATGCAGTCGCCGCGCGGCACGCCCGTGGACGTCGGGCAGGAGGCCCGGCTGTTCCGTGACTACCTCATGTTTTGGCAGGGCGACTTTTATGCGTCGCTGACGCTTACGGGAGAGGACGCGAACGCAGCGCAAGCGTTGACGGAGGCGGCGCGAACGATCGCGGCGCGCATCACCACCGTCGGCGAGCGGCCGGCGATCATGCGGTGGTTGCCGGAAGCGGGGCTGCAGGACGGCAAGTATCTGCGCGGTCCGATCGCGCTCTCGAATGTTTATGTATTCGGAGCGGGCGATGCGTTTGGCGCGATTGAGGCGGCCTGCGGTGTGTATGCGGATCGCCGCGAGTTCATCTTCAGCTATCCGCGTGATGAAGCGGCGAGTGCGCGGCTGGCAGGCGTTCGCGAGGCGATGATGAACGACGGAGCATATCGAGGGTTCGCTCAAACGCCCGAAGGCTTCGAGTGCCGTGATGCGGATGGCAGAAGGATTGTCGCCGGTCGCGACGGCAGCCGGCTGCTTGTGCGCGTTCAGGAAACTGCCATCGAGGCGGGTCGATAG
- a CDS encoding lactonase family protein has product MLRLLVVIALLGAGGLLRAREHVALLGTFTDRDSRGIYVVRLDADTGALSTPELAAELSYPEFFALHPNGRFVYSMARVPGADGKPTGAVAAFALEPETGRLQLLNIESTGQRSLCHLALDATHRMLVAVSYGGGYVASFPVLADGRVGPVMTLLPQTGPLGPNTARQEKPHPHSVTLSPDNRFAFVADLGVDRVFTYRLSPEDGSIAPHEPAFATFAPGAGPRHTKFSGDGTFFYVLDELDCTVTSCRYDAPRGVVEPFERVSTLPADFSGQNTTSEIRVHPNGRFVYAANRGHDSLAVFERNAETGSLTRVEIVPCGGKTPRNFSLTPDGRWLLCAHMDSNTLAVFRVDAATGRLTRTGPTVAVPRVVCVQFVN; this is encoded by the coding sequence ATGCTCCGTCTCCTCGTTGTCATTGCCTTGCTCGGCGCCGGCGGGCTGCTGCGCGCGCGCGAACACGTTGCGCTGTTGGGAACGTTCACCGACAGGGACAGCCGCGGGATCTACGTCGTGCGGCTCGATGCCGACACCGGCGCACTCTCCACGCCCGAGCTCGCGGCAGAGCTGTCGTACCCCGAGTTCTTCGCGCTGCATCCGAACGGGCGCTTCGTCTACTCGATGGCGCGTGTGCCCGGCGCGGATGGGAAGCCCACCGGGGCGGTCGCCGCGTTTGCGCTCGAACCCGAAACCGGTCGGCTGCAGCTGCTCAACATCGAGTCCACCGGACAACGCTCGCTCTGCCATCTCGCGCTCGATGCCACCCACCGCATGCTCGTCGCCGTCAGCTACGGCGGCGGATATGTCGCCTCGTTTCCGGTGCTGGCTGATGGACGCGTTGGACCAGTCATGACGCTACTGCCGCAGACCGGCCCACTGGGGCCCAACACCGCCCGTCAGGAAAAGCCGCATCCGCACTCGGTGACGCTCTCGCCCGACAATCGCTTCGCCTTCGTGGCGGACCTCGGCGTCGATCGCGTGTTCACCTACCGCCTCTCGCCGGAGGACGGGAGCATCGCACCGCACGAGCCGGCGTTTGCGACCTTCGCGCCCGGCGCGGGTCCGCGACACACGAAGTTTTCCGGGGACGGCACGTTCTTCTACGTGCTCGACGAGCTCGACTGCACCGTCACCTCCTGCCGCTACGATGCGCCGCGCGGTGTCGTTGAGCCCTTCGAACGCGTGTCTACGCTGCCGGCGGATTTTTCGGGCCAGAACACGACCTCCGAAATCCGCGTGCATCCCAACGGTCGTTTCGTCTACGCCGCGAACCGCGGTCACGACAGCCTGGCGGTATTCGAGCGGAATGCCGAAACCGGTTCACTCACGCGCGTCGAGATCGTTCCGTGTGGCGGCAAGACGCCGCGCAACTTTTCGCTCACGCCGGACGGACGCTGGCTGCTCTGCGCGCACATGGATTCGAACACGCTCGCCGTCTTTCGTGTCGATGCCGCGACCGGCCGGCTCACCCGCACCGGTCCGACCGTCGCCGTGCCCCGCGTCGTCTGCGTGCAGTTCGTGAACTGA